TTTTTGTCATCGCTTGCCTGCAGCAGGCCAACGGCCTCATTGCCAAGCGTACGAACATATTCTTCGGCCTGTTTGAGATTCGTTTCTGCCGATGATGCGGCGAAAGGCGCCATGACCATCATACAGAATGCGGCAAATACTATTTGGGCGGTTTTGCGCACTGCAGCCTCCGTCAGATACTAATGCAGTGAATATTTCCACTGGACAGGCTTCTGTCAATCCAATTCCATAGGGACAGCCTTGGTTGAACCCGCTTCGAAAGTACAAAAAAAGAGGAGGCGTGATGCCTCCTCTTGTCGAAATACCTGATATCGTGGCGTCAGGCGGAAAATGCCTGAATGCCAGTCTGGGCACGGCCCAGGATCAGTGCATGGACGTCATGCGTGCCCTCGTAAGTGTTTACAGCTTCGAGGTTCATGACGTGACGGATCACGTGGAATTCGTCGGAAATGCCGTTGCCGCCATGCATATCGCGGGCGGTGCGGGCAACATCCAGGGCCTTGCCACAGGAGTTGCGCTTGATGAGGGAAATTGTCTCAACCGGGCATCGACCCTGATCTTTCAGGCGGGAGGCGGCGAGGCAACCCTGCAGGCCAAGGGCGATTTCAGTCTGCATATTGGCCAGTTTCAACTGAATGATCTGGTTGGCGGCAAGCGGCCGGCCAAACTGTTTGCGGTCCAATGTGTATTGGCGGGCGGCGTGCCAGCAGAATTCTGCAGCTCCCAACGCGCCCCAGGCAATACCGAAACGGGCGTTGTTCAGGCAGCCGAACGGACCTTTCAGGCCCTGAACATTCGGCAGCAGGTTTTCTTCCGGCACTTCCACGTTATCCATGACGATTTCGCCGGTGATGGAAGCGCGCAGGGAGAACTTCCCTTCAATCTTCGGTGCGCTGAGGCCTTTCATGCCTTTTTCAAGGATGAAGCCGCGGATAACACCGTCTTCGGTTTTCGCCCAGACAACGAACACATCTGCGATCGGTGAATTGGTGATCCACATCTTTGCGCCGGTAAGGACGTAACCGCCGTCGACCTTCTTGGCGCGGGTCTTCATGCTGCCCGGGTCAGAACCATGGTCCGGCTCGGTCAGACCAAAGCAGCCGACCCATTCACCGGTCGCAAGCTTGGGCAGATATTTCTGACGCTGTTCTTCGCTGCCATAGGCATAGATAGGATGCATGACCAGGCTGCTCTGTACGGACATGGCAGAGCGATAACCGCTGTCGACGCGTTCCACTTCACGTGCGACCAGGCCGTAGGCGGTGTAGTTCACGCCCGCACAACCATATTCTTCCGGGACAGTCATACCGAGAAGGCCCAGTTCGCCGAATTCGCGCATGATTTCGCGGTCGAAATTTTCATGGCGGTTGGCTTCCAGAACACGGGGCATCAGCTTATCCTGGCAGTAACCGCGTGCCGTGTCGCGGATCATCCGCTCTTCCTCGGTGAGTTGCTCTTCCAGTAGGAATGGGTCTTCCCAGTCGAAATGGGCGCGTGCTTCCACGGTCATGCCTCTTGTCTCCATAGCTATTATATTCGTTATAGGTTTCTTGTATCTTATTCTTATGTCGGGGCTATGCTGCATGAGCGAAGAACGACTTGCAAACCCCAACTATTTTAAGCGTAAAGGGGTTTATAGGCGTTTTTGCTATATGATTGAAGCCCCTGGAAAGAAAAAATTTTTTGCAGTTGCGAAAAACCTTGTGATCACAAATGTTTCGCGTTGGAGGGCAACTGACACCAATGCCGTATTTATATGGGTAAAGCCATGTCCGAAGACTATTCCGATATTCTGCCAAAGGGCGCCATCTTCGAAATGTTACCGCAGGGGGCCTATGTGAAGGTGAGCGCCGTTGACCCTGTGACGAGGCTTGAAGTGTCGATCGTGGGGGACCGTAGTGCGCGAATCGATGCTTTGAAAATTATCGTATTACGCAAATTGGCACGTACAGTGGAGAAGAGCCGCCAGTCTCCTGGCAAGGTGATGAAACGCCGAGATGATCCACCAAGTGGCTGGGATTTATAGGAAATTATATGCCTATCCGAGATGGTGAAGTTTTGTTCTTCATCGTTCAGGTTTTTGTCAGGTTTGTGAAATATCTTTTAAGGTTTTGCGTCTGATTTATGTTGCGCGGGTTGCAAAATTTATTAAATTGCCCGCCATGACAGATAGACACCTTGGTCGGGCATGGCGTCCGTATATATTCATTTCATGTTGGCTTATTGCCGGATTGCTTGTGGCAAGTTTTCTGGAAGGGCCTGTTGTAGGGTACTGGCGAGCCTTTGATGAGAAGGTTTTCTTCGCGCTGAACGGCAGTTTGGATAGCGAGGGGCCATGGACCATTTTATGGGCATGGATGAATACACGGACCCTTGATGTGACCTGGGCTGTTGTGATGGCGCTTCCGGCCCTGTGGGTCATTTTCTGTATGAAGGGCGTTCCGATTGAAACGCGTGTGGCAAAAATTCTTGCTATCGCGCTGGCGGTTGTTCTGGCTATTTCCCTCGCCAAGTCGGTTGGTGAGCATGTCGAGCGCGATAGCCCGTCTCGTGTTTTGTCCCCATTCCATAATTTGAATGATTTTGTTCCGTCACTTAAGGTCAAAACGGAATCCGGTGAATCCTTTCCGGGGGATCACGGTGTTGCTGCCTTTGTTTATGCGTTCGGGTTTATCTTTTTGCTGCGCCACTCCGGACTGACGGTTATCGCGTTGTTTGTAACGGTCGCCAACACATTACCCAGATTGTTCGGCGGCGGGCACTGGGTAACCGACGTGATCGTCGGGGGAGGGGGCTTTGCGCTGTTGGTTATTCCACTGATGCTTGCCACGCCTGTTGTCAGTTGGCTTGAGCCGATTTCACGCATTCTGCTCGATCGATTTATGAAACCGATTTTGCGTCCGGTCGGTCTGGAAAACAGGTTGGTCTGATCGGAGGCCATCGTCCGGATCAAGAAAATGGGGTCGCTGTGCGGCCCCATTTAGTTTGTGGTCGTGCATTTCTGCACGATCCTCCCAAATCGAATTGACGTGCTAGGCTTGGGCGCGATTGCGTCCCAAACCGATTTTCTTGGCGAAGGCAGAACGCTGGGCCGCATAATTGGGGGCGACCATCGGGTAGTCGGCCGGCAGGCCCCACTTGTTGCGATATTCTTCCGGCGTCATATCGTAATTGGTGCGGAGATGGCGTTTGAGCATTTTCAGCTTTTTACCGTCTTCAAGGCAGACGAGATAATCAGGCGTAACAGATTTCTTTACGGAAATTGCCGCCTTCCGCGATGGCGCGGAGCGGGACGCGCTGCTGCCGTTCAAGCGGTTGAAGGATGTGAACACCATTTCGATGAGCCCGGGAATGGCGTCACTGCTGGTCTTGTTGTTTCCAACATAGGCACCGACAATATCGGCAGTACAGCGGACAAGGTCTGCGCGCAAAGCGGCATCCTGCAACTGATCACTCATTCTGAGTTCCCCTTCTCTCCGCGGCGCATTGGCTGGGTGACCTTCTGCTCTCGCCCTGCGCCTAAGAATCCGTTTGCGAATCCCCAATAAATTCAACCCGATTCGCAAAACAGCAAAAATTTTTAACATCGGTAGGAAAGCACTCATACATTATAAATGCAATAATAAATCGAAAACTATGCATGAGGCGTAGTAAAATAACGCCTGGCGGCAAGGTATTGTTCGTCTCAGAACTTGGGGCTGGCGGCTTATTCAAATAATGTCGAAATGATAGGGGCCATTTTCTGTCACTCTTGTTGTGCACACTAATTGTGGTGGCTTGACCATTGCCGACGCCAAAATTTTGTGTGGCACTGGTATTTTAAAAGTGGCTGTGCTATGGGAATGCCGCTGCTTGCCATTACAATTCGAGGCTAGATTGATTATGGCCGAACTTACTGTGGCTTTGGCGTCGGACCATGCCGGCGTAGAGCTTAAGGAAATATTCAGGGAAGAACTCACCTCAAAGGGGTTCAAGGTTCTGGATCTCGGAACAAATTCAAAGGATTCTGTCGACTATCCGGACTTCGCCGACAAAATGGCGTCGACCCTGGAAAATGCCCAGGCGGACCGGGGAATTCTCATCTGCGGAACAGGTATCGGGATATCCATCGCTGCCAACCGTCACAAGTCGGTTCGCGCCGCTCTGTGCCATAACAGCACCGATGCGAAATTCTCCCGACTGCATAATGACGCAAACGTGCTCGCATTGGGCGCGCGTACGATGGGACCGGAAGTCGCTCTGGATTGTCTTAAGGTGTTCTTGGAGACCGAGTTCGAAGGCGGGCGGCATGCGGCCCGCGTGGCGAAGATGTCCTGAGAAGAGGCTTCATTAATATCTCCGGTCGGAAAGACCGGGTAATTCTGTGTAGAAAGGTGGGACGACCATGACCGAGTGGAGCGATCTCTTTGGCTTTAATGGGTTCTTTTCCGACGATTTGAAAGACGCGGATCCTGATATTTACAAGGCGCTTGATGGCGAACTGGAACGCCAGCAGGACGGTATTGAGTTGATCGCGTCTGAGAACATTGTCAGCCGCGCGGTAATGCAGACGATGGGCTCTGTTTTTACAAATAAATATGCCGAAGGTTATCCGGGACGCCGTTATTACGGCGGCTGCGAAGTTGTTGACGTTGCCGAAGATCTGGCAATCGAACGCGCAAAGAAAATCTTCAACGCCGGCTTTGCCAACGTGCAGCCGCATTCCGGTGCGCAGGCAAACCAGGGCGTGTTTTTCGCTCTGCTGCAGCCGGGTGACACCTTCCTGGGCCTGAACCTGGCTTGCGGCGGCCATCTGACCCACGGTGCGGCGCCGAACCAGTCCGGTAAATGGTTCAAGGCGGTTCAGTATGATGTCCGCAAGGAAGATGCGCGCATTGACTTCGAGCAGGTCGAAAAGCTGGCGCAGGAACACAAACCGAAGCTGATCATCGCAGGTGGCTCCGCTTACCCGCGTGTTCTGGATTTCAAACGCTTCCGTGAAGTCGCGGACAGTGTTGGTGCCTATCTGATGGTCGATATGGCGCATTTCGCCGGTCTGGTTGCTGGTGGTCAGCATCCGAACCCGGTCGATTTTGCCGATGTCGTGACCACGACCACCCACAAAACCCTGCGCGGCCCGCGTGGCGGCATGATCCTGACCAACGACGCAGCGATCGCGAAGAAGATCAACTCCTCGATCTTCCCGGGTCTCCAGGGCGGTCCGCTGATGCATGTCATCGCGTCCAAGGCTGTTGCCTTTGGTGAGGCGCTGCGTCCGGAATTCAAGGTTTATGCGGAACAGGTCGTTAAAAACGCCCAGGTTCTGGCGGAAACCCTGATTGCTGGTGGTGTTGACATCGTTTCCGGTGGTACCGATACGCATCTGATGCTGGTTGACCTGCGCCCGAAAGGCCTGACAGGCAATATCGTCGAGAAGAGCCTGGAGCGGGCCGGTCTGACCTGCAACAAGAACGGTATTCCGTTTGACCCGGAAAAACCGATGGTCACCAGTGGTATCCGTCTGGGCACGCCGGCGGGCACCACGCGTGGCTTCAAGGAAGCAGAATTCAAGCAGGTTGGTGAGCTGATCATCGAAGTGTTGGATGGCCTGGTTGCGAACCCGGATGACAACAGCGCCGCGGAAAAAGCGGTTCACGTGAAGGTCCAGGAACTATGTAAGGCCTTCCCGATCTATGACCGTTTGTTCTAAGCTGTTATCAGACTGGAATAAATAAAAGCGAAAAGGGGGTTCCTGATGAAGTGTCCGTTCTGCGGAAATGACGACACACAGGTCAAAGATTCTCGTCCGACCGAGGACAATGCCGCAATCAGACGGCGGCGCCTGTGTGGCAACTGCGGAGCCCGCTTTACCACTTTTGAACGCGTGCAGCTGCGTGAACTGACGGTGGTAAAGAAGAACAACACTCGGGAACCCTTTGATCGCGACAAACTGATGCGGTCCATGCAGATCGCGCTCCGGAAACGCAATATGGACCCGGAGCGTCTGGAACGGATCGTCAATTCCATCGTTCGACGTCTTGAGAGCAGCGGTGAAAGCGAAATCCAGGGTAAAACCATTGGTGAAATGATCATGGAAGCCCTGCAGCAGCTCGATCAGGTTGCTTATCTTCGTTATGCCTCTGTTTATCGTAACTTCCGAGAGGTCAAAGACTTCGAAGACTTTATTGATCAGCAGGTACGTCCCGAAGGGGATGATTAAGGCCGCAGTGAAGACGATCGATACCGATATTCGCCACATGAAGGCCGCGCTGGGATTATCCCGGCGCGGCCTTGGCAATGTATGGCCCAATCCTTCGGTTGGCTGTGTGATTGTGAAAGATGGCCAGATCGTGGGGCGCGGCTGGACACAGCCAGGTGGCCGCCCTCATGCGGAAACCGAAGCATTGCGGCGCGCTGGCGAGGCGGTCCGGGGCGCAACTGCCTATGTGACGCTGGAGCCCTGCAGTCATCATGGCAAGGCCCCGCCCTGTGCGGATGCTTTGATCGCGGCTGGTGTTGCGCGGGTGGTGACGGCGCTTACAGATCCCGATGAACGCGTTTCGGGCAGGGGGCTCTCTAAATTGCGGGACGCCGGCATCGACGTGGTTGAAGGTGTTTGTGCCGATGAGGCCACTTCGATCAATGCGGGCTTTCTTATGAAAGTGGTTCAGGGACGTCCTCTGGTTACTCTGAAGACGGCGACTACCCTGGATGGCCGGATCGCGACATCGACTGGTGAAAGCCAATGGATTACGGGGGCGGAGGCGCGGCGCTTCGGGCATATGATCCGCTCAACCCACGATGCCATTCTGGTGGGGATTGGTACGGCCCTGGCTGACGACCCCATGTTGACCTGCCGACTGTCGGGAGATTCGCATCAGCAGCCTGTTCGTATTGTTTTGGATTCTTCTCTGAAGCTTCCCCACGACAGCAAGCTGGTGGAAAGCGCCAAGGAAGTTCCGTTGTGGATTTTCTGTCTGCCGGGCGTCAATCCCGGGAAGCAGGCGATTCTGGAGGACATGGGCGCCAGGGTCATGCCTGTGCAGGCCGATGGCAATGGTCAGGTCGATGTTATGGTCGTGCTCCGTAAACTGGGCGATGAGGGGATCACCCGTCTGATGGTTGAAGGGGGCGGGCAAACAGCCGCGTCCCTGTTCCGGGCTGACCGGATTGACCGCCTTGCATGGTTCCGGGCCGGTGGCGTGATGGGGGCCGATGGTATTGCCGGGATTGGCTCCTATGGCGTTGCCGATTTGTCGGCTATGAAGCGGTTCCGGCCTTGTGGTGTACGAGGCATGGCTGCAGACAGGCTGGAACTTTATGAGCGGCAGGACCTGTCGGACCTACTTCACGACTAACAACGTTGCATTATTCCGCGGCCCGCGCCGATGGAGCGGGGGGCGGACTGCCGAGCAATATCTGGCTATGTAAACTGAATTGCTCAGCCAGAAAGGTCATTGCGTTGCGAATCAGGGGAGATTTACGCAAGTCGCGATGGACCAGCAGGTGCAGGACGCTACGCGCCTCGTCGATAGGCTCCGAAATGCGGATCAGGCTTGTATCCCTGTCACCCAGATAGCAGGGCAGGAGACCCATTCCAATGCCGCTTCGCAGGGACTCTTGTAGCAGATGAAGGTTTGATACCCGTAAAATTGCGTTGCTCTTGAGCGTCCGCGCCAGCCATTTCTCACCGGGTTCGGTGAGGTGGTCTGCATCGAAATGAACCCATTCCGCCATGCCGTAGCGTTGTTCTGTCAGGCAGGCAGGGTGCGCCTCAACAAACTCTGAATGGGCGTATATCGCAAATTCCATGACAGCCAGCTTGCGCGCAATCAGATCGCCAAATTCGGGAATGCAAAACCGGATGAGGAGGTCGGCTTCCCGTTGACTGAGATTAGCGTCGCGCTGTGAGGCGAGGAATTCCAACTCCACATTGGGAAAATTTGAGAAAAAGGCGGGGGCGATCTGGGTGATGAAAGGCGCGCACTGATGGTTGCTGGAAAGGCGGAGACATCCGTTCAACTCTGCCAGTCCTGCCTGCCGTATGTTGAATTCCGCCGCCGCATCCGACATTTTACGGGCCACGGCAAAAAGGTCGTTTCCGGCCTCTGTCAGGCGGAAACCGTCATTGAAACGGTCGAAAAGCCGTAACTCCGTGGCGTCTTCCAGGGCATTGATATGCCGACCGACCGTCGGCTGTGTGCTGCCCAGCTTTCGGGCCGCGCCCGAGAGACTGCCCGTGTCAGCGACGGCGAGGAAGAAACGTATGTTGTCCCAACTGTATTTCATGAATATGGCCCGAAAGTCATAAGATTTACGCTATTCATATGTATATACCAAGTATGCACTTTTTGAAAATTACTAAAAGTTTTCAAATGGGTTGATACTGCAAGCCAATCATACATCGAGTGAGCTTGGCTATGATGAAAAG
The Aestuariispira ectoiniformans genome window above contains:
- a CDS encoding acyl-CoA dehydrogenase is translated as MTVEARAHFDWEDPFLLEEQLTEEERMIRDTARGYCQDKLMPRVLEANRHENFDREIMREFGELGLLGMTVPEEYGCAGVNYTAYGLVAREVERVDSGYRSAMSVQSSLVMHPIYAYGSEEQRQKYLPKLATGEWVGCFGLTEPDHGSDPGSMKTRAKKVDGGYVLTGAKMWITNSPIADVFVVWAKTEDGVIRGFILEKGMKGLSAPKIEGKFSLRASITGEIVMDNVEVPEENLLPNVQGLKGPFGCLNNARFGIAWGALGAAEFCWHAARQYTLDRKQFGRPLAANQIIQLKLANMQTEIALGLQGCLAASRLKDQGRCPVETISLIKRNSCGKALDVARTARDMHGGNGISDEFHVIRHVMNLEAVNTYEGTHDVHALILGRAQTGIQAFSA
- a CDS encoding DUF6898 family protein codes for the protein MSEDYSDILPKGAIFEMLPQGAYVKVSAVDPVTRLEVSIVGDRSARIDALKIIVLRKLARTVEKSRQSPGKVMKRRDDPPSGWDL
- a CDS encoding phosphatase PAP2 family protein; its protein translation is MASFLEGPVVGYWRAFDEKVFFALNGSLDSEGPWTILWAWMNTRTLDVTWAVVMALPALWVIFCMKGVPIETRVAKILAIALAVVLAISLAKSVGEHVERDSPSRVLSPFHNLNDFVPSLKVKTESGESFPGDHGVAAFVYAFGFIFLLRHSGLTVIALFVTVANTLPRLFGGGHWVTDVIVGGGGFALLVIPLMLATPVVSWLEPISRILLDRFMKPILRPVGLENRLV
- a CDS encoding MucR family transcriptional regulator, whose amino-acid sequence is MSDQLQDAALRADLVRCTADIVGAYVGNNKTSSDAIPGLIEMVFTSFNRLNGSSASRSAPSRKAAISVKKSVTPDYLVCLEDGKKLKMLKRHLRTNYDMTPEEYRNKWGLPADYPMVAPNYAAQRSAFAKKIGLGRNRAQA
- the rpiB gene encoding ribose 5-phosphate isomerase B, coding for MAELTVALASDHAGVELKEIFREELTSKGFKVLDLGTNSKDSVDYPDFADKMASTLENAQADRGILICGTGIGISIAANRHKSVRAALCHNSTDAKFSRLHNDANVLALGARTMGPEVALDCLKVFLETEFEGGRHAARVAKMS
- the glyA gene encoding serine hydroxymethyltransferase, whose protein sequence is MTEWSDLFGFNGFFSDDLKDADPDIYKALDGELERQQDGIELIASENIVSRAVMQTMGSVFTNKYAEGYPGRRYYGGCEVVDVAEDLAIERAKKIFNAGFANVQPHSGAQANQGVFFALLQPGDTFLGLNLACGGHLTHGAAPNQSGKWFKAVQYDVRKEDARIDFEQVEKLAQEHKPKLIIAGGSAYPRVLDFKRFREVADSVGAYLMVDMAHFAGLVAGGQHPNPVDFADVVTTTTHKTLRGPRGGMILTNDAAIAKKINSSIFPGLQGGPLMHVIASKAVAFGEALRPEFKVYAEQVVKNAQVLAETLIAGGVDIVSGGTDTHLMLVDLRPKGLTGNIVEKSLERAGLTCNKNGIPFDPEKPMVTSGIRLGTPAGTTRGFKEAEFKQVGELIIEVLDGLVANPDDNSAAEKAVHVKVQELCKAFPIYDRLF
- the nrdR gene encoding transcriptional regulator NrdR gives rise to the protein MKCPFCGNDDTQVKDSRPTEDNAAIRRRRLCGNCGARFTTFERVQLRELTVVKKNNTREPFDRDKLMRSMQIALRKRNMDPERLERIVNSIVRRLESSGESEIQGKTIGEMIMEALQQLDQVAYLRYASVYRNFREVKDFEDFIDQQVRPEGDD
- the ribD gene encoding bifunctional diaminohydroxyphosphoribosylaminopyrimidine deaminase/5-amino-6-(5-phosphoribosylamino)uracil reductase RibD codes for the protein MKTIDTDIRHMKAALGLSRRGLGNVWPNPSVGCVIVKDGQIVGRGWTQPGGRPHAETEALRRAGEAVRGATAYVTLEPCSHHGKAPPCADALIAAGVARVVTALTDPDERVSGRGLSKLRDAGIDVVEGVCADEATSINAGFLMKVVQGRPLVTLKTATTLDGRIATSTGESQWITGAEARRFGHMIRSTHDAILVGIGTALADDPMLTCRLSGDSHQQPVRIVLDSSLKLPHDSKLVESAKEVPLWIFCLPGVNPGKQAILEDMGARVMPVQADGNGQVDVMVVLRKLGDEGITRLMVEGGGQTAASLFRADRIDRLAWFRAGGVMGADGIAGIGSYGVADLSAMKRFRPCGVRGMAADRLELYERQDLSDLLHD
- a CDS encoding LysR family transcriptional regulator, with product MKYSWDNIRFFLAVADTGSLSGAARKLGSTQPTVGRHINALEDATELRLFDRFNDGFRLTEAGNDLFAVARKMSDAAAEFNIRQAGLAELNGCLRLSSNHQCAPFITQIAPAFFSNFPNVELEFLASQRDANLSQREADLLIRFCIPEFGDLIARKLAVMEFAIYAHSEFVEAHPACLTEQRYGMAEWVHFDADHLTEPGEKWLARTLKSNAILRVSNLHLLQESLRSGIGMGLLPCYLGDRDTSLIRISEPIDEARSVLHLLVHRDLRKSPLIRNAMTFLAEQFSLHSQILLGSPPPAPSARAAE